In the Acidobacteriota bacterium genome, one interval contains:
- a CDS encoding sigma-70 family RNA polymerase sigma factor, translating to MRPPGTLLLIDERQLILRARNGDEEAFDALVARHGRLVLRVARSIVGSLAEAEDVAQEVFLRLYRSLGRLDPARPLEPWVVRLTLNAARSHRERSPARRETGLEAAGPRTEDGGQGFRQVAATDLRRILGEALAAVTEREREVFLLRDVHGLKAAVVADALGIAEVTVRRLSTSARAKIRRRLEAEHPELIGGIPRPAARSAKH from the coding sequence ATCCGGCCGCCGGGGACGCTTCTCCTGATCGACGAGCGTCAACTGATCCTCCGCGCCCGAAACGGCGACGAGGAGGCCTTCGACGCCCTCGTGGCCCGCCACGGTCGTCTCGTCCTCCGAGTGGCCCGCTCCATCGTCGGTTCGCTCGCCGAGGCGGAGGACGTCGCGCAGGAGGTCTTCCTGCGGCTGTACCGGAGCCTCGGCCGGCTCGACCCCGCCCGGCCGCTCGAGCCCTGGGTCGTCCGGCTGACCTTGAACGCCGCCCGCAGCCACCGCGAGCGGTCTCCCGCCCGCCGCGAGACCGGCCTGGAGGCGGCCGGTCCGCGGACCGAGGACGGAGGCCAGGGCTTCCGGCAGGTGGCCGCGACCGATCTGAGGCGGATCCTCGGAGAGGCCCTCGCGGCGGTGACCGAGCGCGAGCGGGAGGTCTTCCTGCTCCGCGACGTCCACGGCCTCAAGGCGGCCGTGGTGGCCGACGCGCTGGGGATCGCCGAGGTGACGGTCCGGCGCCTGTCCACCTCGGCGCGGGCCAAGATCCGCCGGCGACTGGAGGCCGAGCACCCGGAGCTGATCGGCGGGATCCCGCGACCCGCAGCCCGGAGCGCCAAGCACTGA